A portion of the Microbulbifer agarilyticus genome contains these proteins:
- a CDS encoding YhdP family protein, whose amino-acid sequence MLWLRWFVRKFWLLVVVLVISLAILVQTGRILSPQVSKYSPQISGWLSQQLGAPVALEHISLRWQALEVALQVDGLKIGEEGQVALRRGLFHLDLLASLWNRELIWKNLEVDGFSASLEQRAQGGWQVRGFPRATQPATPNTDGVRLGDPARIFQLGPKVLVRDASIALALTDGQSANVNLKEIQLENSGGFHRLVARAFVTGAVQSLNSGEESLRLVLEGRGDPRHSEAFTLRGYAQLNELLIDADLIGLIYELSPLPEKLYWPGRKLAGGRLWLNSDADSGYSLRGNLSLAQVAADAAAAGETDTQEAPVGALGTLNALSSNISGNWRPGEKWELVLQDLGLNWQQLEVPDVNLQASGDQQGNLQLALDQIELQAWHRVLRVLELIPPKADEWLQALEPTGELQNVRLSRVNGEVTIAANLHDVAAGAHRGAPAVTGVNGFLSLNGQGGRVELDSHNGFSAHFPLLYKAPFNFSSARGTVAWDVDREHDTVSVYSGPLMLDAEAIGQQGQVPAEGAFRGQFLLQIPLVPFTRPSDFTLALGLRNVAVAEQRHLVPTVVSADLRKWLNNSIGVDNTGQIPAAGFIYRGYSYRKGEDPVLLALGKSKQRQTVQLQADIADSSLRYASGWPIAEQVNGHLGINDTEVLVVAPTAKLWQVDGENVSVRVSPAPGGSRLDVSADLKGPAADGLKLLRESPLRDKLGDAFDHWSLNGDMQGTLKIAQPMGGAKFAPLQDIDLTLAGSELNLQKLNLQIDQLSGRVRYHSEKGLQGSSFRGALWGQPLQASIQHLGAGDERDTQVVVNGSANTAAIGSWSGRPELQWMDGDLDYQALVTIPAKSKDKPYGAILEISSDLQQVAVGLPAPLGKTAGEKSRFVMRVPIGDEGNLYHLSYGEHLQGQLWQVDGKLERAAIALNAPATLPDSPGISVFGDLAVVDFAPLKEALEIYTGGAGESATEGDASALPIVLDLSTDLLRVSEAVQIENIHARGRGLGADWQLQFDSETAAGELTGLLNSTSPLNLKLEHLRLPALAKAEAQSGDGEEENRELTAAAVRDAVQDRWKGFDFTALPRVDFSTENLWLGEEDMGPWSFRLRPSEERLVVSEIQGAMRGLRIEGRGEGENRLGAQLMWMRDADGSESTQFIGRLRGDNLGDVLQAWGQEAAIESRSAVFDTALRWSGSPAMVRPNGMNGEIRIDIRNGHFLRASDNAGTSLLRLLSLFNFDTWARRLRLDFSDLVQSGLTFDRVRGEVYFEGDGELLIAVPIQVEGPTSELQMAGRVNLQREDLNLTLVATLPVGNNLAFVAALAGGLPAAAGVYLISKVFKKQVDRVASVSYRINGAWSEPEVRFDRLFDDGAAVEPERAVAN is encoded by the coding sequence ATGCTGTGGTTGCGCTGGTTCGTCCGCAAGTTCTGGTTACTGGTGGTGGTCCTGGTGATCTCCCTGGCGATCCTGGTGCAGACCGGGCGTATTCTCTCGCCTCAAGTAAGCAAGTACAGCCCGCAAATTAGTGGCTGGTTGTCGCAACAGCTCGGCGCGCCGGTGGCGCTCGAACATATCTCGCTGCGGTGGCAGGCGCTGGAAGTTGCCCTGCAGGTAGATGGCCTCAAGATTGGTGAAGAAGGCCAGGTCGCGCTGCGCCGTGGCCTGTTCCATCTGGATCTGTTGGCGAGTCTGTGGAACCGCGAACTGATCTGGAAAAACCTGGAAGTTGATGGGTTCTCCGCGTCGCTGGAGCAGCGCGCGCAAGGTGGCTGGCAAGTCCGTGGATTCCCTCGCGCTACGCAGCCGGCAACACCAAATACCGATGGCGTGCGTCTCGGTGACCCCGCACGTATTTTCCAGTTGGGTCCCAAGGTACTGGTGCGCGACGCCAGTATTGCGCTCGCCCTTACCGATGGGCAGTCGGCGAATGTCAATCTGAAGGAAATCCAGCTCGAGAACAGTGGTGGCTTCCATCGTCTGGTAGCGCGGGCATTCGTCACTGGCGCGGTGCAGAGCCTGAACAGTGGTGAAGAGAGCCTGCGACTGGTGCTGGAAGGGCGCGGTGACCCGCGTCATAGCGAAGCATTCACTCTGCGCGGTTACGCGCAGTTAAATGAACTATTGATCGATGCCGACCTGATTGGCTTGATCTATGAGCTGTCGCCTCTCCCCGAGAAACTTTACTGGCCCGGCCGCAAATTGGCAGGTGGGCGCCTGTGGCTCAATTCGGATGCGGATTCTGGTTACAGCCTGCGCGGTAATTTGAGCCTCGCACAGGTTGCTGCGGACGCTGCAGCAGCGGGTGAGACTGACACACAGGAGGCACCTGTCGGAGCGCTGGGTACGCTGAACGCCCTGTCGAGCAATATTTCGGGCAACTGGCGTCCTGGCGAAAAGTGGGAGTTAGTACTGCAAGATCTGGGGCTTAACTGGCAGCAGTTGGAAGTACCAGACGTGAACCTGCAGGCGAGCGGTGACCAGCAGGGGAACCTGCAGTTGGCGCTGGATCAGATTGAGTTGCAGGCCTGGCACCGGGTGCTGCGGGTACTGGAGTTAATTCCACCGAAAGCCGACGAGTGGCTGCAGGCGCTGGAGCCTACCGGCGAGCTGCAAAATGTACGTCTGTCCCGGGTGAATGGCGAAGTGACCATTGCCGCCAACCTGCATGACGTAGCCGCGGGCGCACATCGCGGCGCGCCGGCAGTGACGGGGGTGAATGGTTTCCTGTCACTGAACGGGCAGGGCGGTCGTGTAGAGCTCGATAGCCATAATGGTTTCAGCGCGCATTTTCCCCTGCTGTACAAAGCACCATTCAATTTTTCCTCCGCGCGCGGCACTGTGGCCTGGGATGTGGATCGCGAGCACGACACCGTATCTGTGTATTCCGGCCCTCTTATGTTGGACGCGGAGGCGATCGGTCAGCAAGGCCAGGTACCCGCTGAAGGTGCTTTCCGTGGGCAATTCCTGCTGCAGATTCCCCTGGTTCCGTTTACCCGCCCATCCGACTTCACCCTGGCGCTTGGCCTGCGCAATGTCGCGGTAGCCGAGCAGCGCCATCTGGTACCGACGGTCGTTAGCGCCGATTTGCGCAAATGGCTGAACAACAGTATTGGTGTGGATAACACGGGGCAGATTCCTGCCGCCGGGTTTATTTATCGCGGATACAGTTACCGTAAAGGCGAAGATCCCGTACTCCTCGCGTTGGGCAAGAGCAAGCAGCGACAGACGGTTCAGTTGCAGGCCGATATTGCCGACAGCAGTTTGCGCTATGCCAGCGGCTGGCCAATTGCAGAACAAGTGAATGGCCATCTGGGAATTAATGATACGGAAGTGTTGGTGGTGGCTCCCACAGCGAAGCTGTGGCAGGTGGACGGCGAAAATGTCTCGGTGCGTGTTTCACCGGCGCCGGGCGGTTCGCGTCTGGATGTCTCCGCGGACCTGAAAGGGCCTGCTGCAGATGGTTTGAAGCTACTGCGGGAGTCTCCCTTGCGCGACAAGTTGGGTGATGCCTTTGATCACTGGTCGCTGAATGGTGATATGCAGGGCACGCTCAAAATCGCCCAGCCCATGGGCGGTGCCAAATTTGCGCCGTTGCAGGATATTGACCTGACGCTTGCCGGGAGTGAACTGAACCTGCAGAAATTGAACCTGCAGATCGACCAGTTGAGCGGTAGGGTGCGTTACCACAGTGAGAAAGGTCTGCAAGGTTCCAGCTTCCGTGGCGCCTTGTGGGGGCAACCCTTACAGGCATCCATTCAGCACCTGGGTGCAGGTGATGAGCGCGATACGCAAGTGGTCGTGAATGGCAGCGCGAACACCGCAGCTATCGGCAGTTGGAGTGGGCGCCCGGAATTGCAGTGGATGGATGGCGACCTCGACTATCAGGCACTGGTTACCATTCCGGCAAAATCCAAGGACAAGCCGTATGGTGCAATTCTGGAAATTTCCTCCGACCTGCAGCAGGTAGCCGTTGGGCTGCCGGCACCGTTGGGGAAAACCGCGGGTGAAAAATCCCGGTTTGTTATGCGGGTACCAATCGGCGATGAAGGCAACCTGTACCACCTCAGTTATGGTGAGCATTTGCAGGGGCAATTGTGGCAGGTCGACGGCAAGTTGGAGCGTGCCGCTATTGCCCTAAATGCGCCCGCCACGCTGCCAGACTCCCCGGGTATTTCGGTGTTTGGTGATCTTGCGGTCGTGGATTTTGCGCCCTTGAAAGAAGCGCTGGAAATCTACACCGGCGGTGCTGGCGAGTCAGCGACCGAGGGGGATGCCTCCGCACTACCGATTGTTCTCGATCTCAGTACCGATCTGTTGCGAGTATCTGAGGCGGTGCAAATCGAAAATATCCATGCGCGCGGTCGCGGGCTGGGTGCCGACTGGCAACTGCAGTTTGATAGTGAAACCGCTGCCGGCGAGTTGACCGGGCTTCTCAATTCCACCTCACCGCTGAACTTGAAACTCGAACACCTTCGATTGCCGGCGCTGGCCAAGGCGGAAGCCCAGAGCGGCGACGGAGAAGAGGAAAACCGCGAACTGACGGCAGCCGCAGTACGTGACGCTGTGCAGGACCGCTGGAAAGGGTTCGATTTCACCGCTTTGCCACGGGTGGATTTTTCCACCGAAAACCTGTGGCTCGGTGAAGAGGATATGGGGCCCTGGTCGTTCCGTTTACGCCCCTCGGAAGAACGTCTGGTGGTCAGTGAAATCCAGGGGGCAATGCGCGGCTTGCGTATCGAGGGGCGCGGCGAAGGAGAGAATCGCCTGGGTGCTCAGCTGATGTGGATGCGCGACGCCGACGGCAGCGAGTCTACTCAGTTCATTGGTCGCCTGAGAGGCGATAACCTCGGTGACGTACTGCAGGCCTGGGGTCAGGAGGCGGCCATTGAAAGCCGCTCCGCGGTATTTGACACCGCGCTGCGCTGGAGCGGTTCGCCGGCAATGGTGCGCCCCAACGGTATGAACGGCGAAATCCGCATCGATATCCGCAACGGTCACTTTCTCCGTGCCAGTGACAACGCCGGCACATCCCTGTTGCGGCTGCTCTCCCTGTTCAACTTCGACACCTGGGCGCGGCGCCTGCGTCTGGATTTTTCCGATCTGGTGCAAAGTGGCCTGACGTTTGACCGGGTGCGCGGCGAGGTATATTTCGAAGGGGACGGCGAACTGTTGATCGCGGTACCCATTCAGGTGGAAGGCCCTACCAGTGAGTTGCAGATGGCGGGGCGCGTGAACCTGCAGCGGGAAGATCTGAACCTGACCCTGGTGGCGACCCTGCCCGTGGGCAATAACCTCGCTTTTGTCGCGGCGCTGGCCGGTGGCCTGCCGGCGGCAGCGGGGGTTTATCTGATCAGTAAGGTGTTTAAGAAGCAGGTGGATCGAGTCGCCAGTGTCAGCTATCGCATTAACGGTGCCTGGTCTGAACCCGAGGTGCGCTTTGACCGTTTGTTTGACGACGGGGCTGCAGTCGAACCAGAGCGCGCGGTGGCCAACTGA
- the rng gene encoding ribonuclease G, protein MSEELLINVAPMETRVALVENGVLQEVYLERTASRGIVGNIYKGKVVRVLPGMQAAFVDIGLERAGFIHASDIAPLDEEGMESREGEVADIRALVREGQSLVVQVVKDPISSKGARLTTHLSVSARYLVYMPQTRHIGISNRIEDESERERLRTLVDLASTKLADEGLSGDGGFILRTVAEGVSEEELLRDIPFLYKLWKELEQRIKAEKEPSIIYEDLPLFMRALRDLARPHTEKIRIDSREAHARAAKFTSKYAPEIAPRIEHYPGERPLFDLYGVEEEIRKALQNKVTLKSGGYLIVEQTEAMSTIDVNTGAFVGHRNLEETIFKTNLEAATAIARQLRLRNLGGIIIIDFIDMQDTEHQRQVLRTLEKTLERDHAKSSITGVSELGLVEMTRKRTRESLGQMLCEPCSVCAGRGTLKTAETVCYEIFREIIREARAYDSDKIMVLASQVVIDLLLDEESANVADLEEFIARPIQFQVEPIYNQEQYDIVLV, encoded by the coding sequence GTGAGTGAAGAATTATTGATCAATGTGGCGCCCATGGAGACCCGTGTGGCGCTGGTGGAAAACGGCGTGCTACAGGAGGTTTACCTGGAGCGCACCGCGAGCCGCGGAATTGTCGGCAATATCTACAAAGGCAAAGTAGTGCGAGTATTGCCGGGTATGCAGGCGGCGTTCGTCGATATCGGCCTGGAGCGCGCTGGGTTTATCCACGCTTCGGACATTGCGCCCCTGGATGAAGAGGGTATGGAGTCCCGCGAAGGGGAGGTGGCCGATATCCGTGCACTGGTGCGCGAGGGGCAGTCGCTGGTGGTGCAGGTGGTCAAGGACCCTATCTCCAGTAAAGGTGCACGCCTCACTACGCACTTGTCGGTTTCTGCCCGTTACCTGGTGTATATGCCGCAGACCCGGCACATCGGTATCTCCAATCGCATCGAGGATGAGTCGGAGCGAGAGCGCCTGCGCACTCTGGTTGATCTGGCTTCCACCAAGCTGGCGGACGAGGGGCTGAGCGGCGATGGCGGCTTTATTCTGCGCACCGTCGCCGAAGGGGTCAGCGAAGAAGAGTTACTGCGCGACATTCCATTTTTGTACAAGCTTTGGAAAGAGCTGGAGCAGCGCATCAAGGCAGAAAAAGAGCCCTCGATCATCTACGAGGACCTGCCGCTGTTTATGCGCGCGTTGCGGGACCTGGCTCGCCCGCATACAGAAAAGATTCGAATTGACTCGCGCGAGGCCCACGCCCGCGCGGCCAAGTTCACCAGCAAGTATGCGCCGGAAATTGCTCCGCGCATCGAGCACTATCCCGGTGAGCGCCCGCTGTTTGATTTGTACGGTGTGGAGGAGGAAATTCGCAAGGCACTGCAAAACAAGGTGACCCTGAAATCTGGGGGTTACCTGATTGTCGAGCAGACCGAGGCGATGAGTACCATCGACGTTAACACCGGCGCGTTTGTGGGGCACCGCAATCTCGAAGAAACCATCTTTAAGACCAATCTGGAAGCCGCCACCGCAATCGCCCGCCAGCTGCGCCTGCGCAACCTGGGCGGTATCATCATTATCGACTTTATCGATATGCAGGATACCGAGCACCAGCGTCAGGTATTGCGTACTCTGGAGAAAACGCTGGAGCGCGATCACGCGAAAAGCAGTATCACCGGTGTGTCTGAGCTTGGCTTGGTAGAGATGACCCGCAAGCGCACCCGCGAGTCCCTCGGCCAGATGCTGTGTGAACCCTGCTCGGTATGCGCGGGGCGCGGCACCCTGAAGACTGCGGAAACTGTGTGCTACGAAATCTTCCGCGAAATTATTCGCGAAGCGCGCGCCTACGACAGCGACAAGATTATGGTGTTGGCCAGCCAGGTGGTGATTGACCTGTTGCTGGATGAGGAATCGGCCAACGTGGCCGATTTGGAAGAATTTATTGCCCGCCCGATTCAGTTTCAGGTGGAGCCTATATATAACCAGGAGCAGTACGACATTGTACTGGTGTGA
- a CDS encoding peptidylprolyl isomerase produces MPRATARHILVETEAQCQDLKKQIEDGADFGKIAQQYSKCPSGRNGGDLGEFGQGQMVPEFDTVVFNDELNKVHGPVKTQFGYHLLEVTSRTA; encoded by the coding sequence GTGCCAAGAGCAACAGCACGCCACATTCTGGTAGAAACTGAAGCCCAGTGTCAGGACCTGAAAAAGCAAATTGAAGACGGCGCCGATTTCGGAAAAATTGCGCAGCAATATTCCAAGTGCCCTTCCGGCCGCAATGGCGGCGACCTGGGTGAATTCGGTCAGGGCCAGATGGTGCCGGAATTCGACACAGTGGTTTTCAACGATGAGTTGAACAAGGTACACGGCCCGGTGAAAACCCAGTTTGGTTATCACCTGCTGGAAGTGACCAGCCGCACCGCTTGA
- the gatA gene encoding Asp-tRNA(Asn)/Glu-tRNA(Gln) amidotransferase subunit GatA, with the protein MHQLTIAEIIRGLRDKQFSSVELTSHYLERIQQLDSQFNSFITVTSEQALNEAATADARLAQGDAPALCGVPVAHKDIFCTNGVRTSCGSKMLDNFVPPYDATVIDNFQQAGAISLGKTNMDEFAMGSSNETSFYGAVKNPWDVERIPGGSSGGSAAAVAALLAPGATATDTGGSIRQPAAMTGTTGLKPTYGRVSRWGMIAFASSLDQGGPITRTAEDAALMLSVMASPDAKDSTCLDRPVQDYTAQLNDSIAGLKIGVPSEYFGEGLDSEVGARVQDALKEYEKLGAELVEISLPHSKLAVPAYYVIAPAEASANLSRFDGVRYGYRCENPADLRDLYMRSRGEGFGEEVKRRILVGSYALSAGYYDAYYNKAQQVRRLIKQDFVDAFDKVDVIMGPTAPNPAFKLGEKNADPVAMYLEDIYTIATNLAGLPGMSIPCGFAHGLPVGLQIIGNYLDEARMLNVAHQFQQASDWHQQTAPAVK; encoded by the coding sequence ATGCATCAGTTGACCATCGCCGAGATCATCCGCGGCCTGCGCGACAAACAATTCTCCAGCGTTGAACTCACCAGCCACTATCTGGAACGCATCCAGCAGCTCGACAGCCAGTTCAACAGTTTTATCACCGTCACCAGCGAGCAGGCACTGAATGAGGCCGCAACTGCCGACGCCCGCCTGGCGCAGGGCGATGCCCCGGCCCTGTGTGGTGTACCTGTGGCGCACAAGGACATTTTCTGCACCAACGGCGTACGCACCAGCTGTGGCTCGAAGATGCTGGACAACTTCGTACCGCCCTACGACGCCACCGTGATCGACAACTTCCAGCAGGCCGGCGCCATCAGTCTGGGCAAGACCAATATGGATGAGTTCGCCATGGGCTCCTCCAACGAAACCAGTTTTTACGGCGCGGTGAAAAACCCTTGGGATGTAGAGCGCATTCCCGGCGGCTCCTCCGGTGGTTCCGCCGCTGCGGTCGCGGCACTGCTGGCACCGGGCGCAACAGCTACCGACACCGGTGGCTCGATTCGCCAGCCAGCCGCCATGACCGGTACCACTGGCCTCAAACCGACCTATGGCCGGGTGTCACGCTGGGGCATGATTGCGTTCGCCTCCAGCCTGGACCAGGGCGGCCCGATCACGCGTACCGCGGAAGACGCCGCGCTGATGCTGTCGGTAATGGCAAGCCCCGATGCGAAAGACTCCACCTGCCTGGATCGCCCGGTGCAGGACTACACCGCGCAACTGAACGACTCCATCGCTGGCCTCAAGATCGGTGTACCAAGTGAATACTTCGGGGAAGGCCTCGATAGCGAAGTGGGCGCCCGCGTTCAGGACGCACTGAAGGAATACGAGAAACTCGGTGCCGAGCTGGTGGAAATCAGCCTGCCGCACAGCAAGCTGGCGGTGCCGGCTTATTACGTAATCGCACCGGCGGAAGCCTCCGCCAACCTGTCGCGCTTCGATGGCGTGCGCTACGGCTACCGCTGTGAAAACCCCGCGGATCTGCGCGATCTGTATATGCGCTCCCGTGGTGAAGGCTTCGGCGAAGAAGTGAAACGCCGCATTTTAGTCGGCAGCTACGCCCTGTCTGCCGGCTATTACGATGCTTACTACAACAAAGCCCAGCAGGTGCGCCGCCTGATCAAGCAGGACTTTGTCGACGCCTTCGATAAGGTCGATGTCATCATGGGTCCAACTGCACCCAACCCCGCATTCAAGCTGGGCGAGAAGAATGCCGACCCGGTGGCTATGTATCTGGAAGACATTTACACCATCGCCACCAACCTGGCCGGCCTGCCCGGCATGTCCATCCCCTGCGGTTTTGCCCACGGCCTGCCCGTCGGCCTGCAGATCATTGGCAACTACCTGGACGAAGCACGCATGTTGAATGTGGCGCACCAGTTCCAGCAAGCCAGTGACTGGCATCAACAAACCGCCCCGGCAGTAAAATAA
- a CDS encoding Maf family protein codes for MPQPDTRQATPVPRLLLASGSPRRAELLSQIGVPFFSAATSVEECRRPEESGREYVLRLAQEKARAGLAQSEVEAGAAAWSLGADTLGIVQEEVLEKPRDFTDFRRMMGLMSGAEHAVLTAICLTDGDQSFNAVVETRVRFRELSDRLIEDYWNTGEPRDKAGGYGIQGKGALLVASIQGSYSNVVGLPLETLSGFLERAGIPFWQFDRRVDAGMIEE; via the coding sequence GTGCCACAGCCAGACACTCGACAAGCCACCCCAGTGCCGCGCCTGCTTCTCGCTTCGGGATCCCCCCGGCGCGCCGAGCTGTTATCGCAGATAGGGGTTCCGTTTTTCTCTGCTGCCACTTCAGTAGAAGAATGTCGTCGCCCTGAGGAGTCCGGGCGGGAATATGTGCTGCGCCTGGCTCAGGAGAAGGCGCGGGCCGGTCTCGCGCAATCGGAGGTGGAAGCGGGTGCCGCCGCCTGGTCTCTGGGTGCCGATACCCTGGGTATCGTGCAAGAAGAGGTGCTGGAAAAACCGCGGGATTTCACCGACTTTCGCCGCATGATGGGCCTTATGTCGGGTGCTGAGCACGCGGTGCTCACCGCCATTTGTCTGACCGACGGGGATCAGTCGTTCAATGCTGTGGTCGAAACCCGGGTGCGCTTTCGTGAATTGAGCGATCGTCTGATCGAAGACTACTGGAATACCGGCGAGCCTCGCGATAAGGCGGGTGGTTACGGTATTCAAGGCAAGGGCGCTCTGCTGGTGGCGTCTATTCAGGGTAGTTATAGCAATGTGGTGGGATTGCCGCTGGAGACCCTGTCGGGTTTTCTGGAGCGCGCAGGCATTCCATTCTGGCAATTTGATCGGCGCGTCGATGCAGGGATGATCGAGGAGTAG
- a CDS encoding rod shape-determining protein — MFKRLRGMFSSDLSIDLGTANTLIYVRDRGVVLDEPSVVAIRHYNGTKIVEAVGVEAKRMLGRTPGNITAIRPLKDGVIADFQVTEKMLQHFIKKVHENSWMRPSPRVLVCVPCQSTEVERRAIRESALGAGAREVWLIEEPMAAAIGAGLKVEEASGSMVVDIGGGTTEIAIISLNGVVYSDSVRIGGDRFDEAIVNYVRRNYGSVIGDATAERIKEEIGCAYAGSEVREIDVRGRNLAEGVPRSFTLNSDEILEALQEPLTGIVQAVKSALEQSPPELASDIAERGMVLTGGGALLRDLDRLLMEESGLPVIVADDPLTCVARGGGQALDMMDKSRLYLVSS; from the coding sequence ATGTTTAAACGTTTGCGGGGCATGTTCTCCAGTGATCTCTCTATCGACCTGGGTACTGCCAACACGCTTATCTACGTGCGCGATCGCGGCGTAGTCCTCGACGAGCCGTCTGTTGTTGCTATCCGTCACTACAACGGAACCAAAATTGTGGAAGCGGTTGGCGTGGAAGCCAAGCGTATGCTGGGCCGTACCCCAGGTAATATCACTGCGATTCGCCCGCTGAAAGACGGCGTGATTGCAGACTTCCAGGTCACCGAGAAGATGCTGCAGCACTTTATCAAGAAAGTGCATGAGAACAGCTGGATGCGCCCGAGCCCGCGGGTTCTGGTGTGCGTGCCCTGTCAGTCCACCGAAGTTGAGCGTCGCGCGATTCGCGAATCTGCCCTCGGTGCCGGCGCCCGTGAGGTCTGGCTGATCGAAGAGCCTATGGCGGCGGCGATCGGTGCCGGCCTGAAGGTGGAAGAAGCCAGTGGTTCCATGGTGGTGGATATCGGTGGTGGTACCACTGAGATCGCAATCATCTCGCTGAATGGTGTGGTGTACTCCGATTCCGTACGCATTGGCGGCGACCGTTTTGACGAGGCCATCGTTAACTATGTGCGCCGCAACTACGGCAGCGTGATTGGTGATGCCACCGCTGAGCGCATCAAAGAAGAAATTGGCTGTGCCTATGCCGGCAGCGAAGTGCGTGAGATCGACGTGCGCGGTCGCAATCTGGCAGAAGGTGTGCCGCGTAGCTTCACCCTAAATAGCGACGAGATTCTGGAAGCCCTGCAAGAACCGCTCACCGGCATCGTGCAGGCAGTGAAAAGCGCGCTGGAACAGTCTCCCCCCGAATTGGCTTCCGATATCGCCGAGCGCGGCATGGTGCTGACTGGTGGTGGTGCGCTGTTGCGCGACCTGGATCGCCTGCTGATGGAAGAGTCCGGTCTGCCGGTCATTGTCGCTGATGATCCGTTGACCTGTGTTGCCCGTGGCGGTGGCCAGGCGCTGGATATGATGGATAAGAGCCGTCTGTACCTAGTTTCGAGTTGA
- the mreD gene encoding rod shape-determining protein MreD, with product MDAHNRWFILFTVVVALLLAVMPLPTDWLWFRPAFCALVVIFWTTRMPQELGVGFAWMVGFAEDLVTGATLGAHALSLAVLAYFSLLTYRRTRAFNPGQQLMWVFVLVGINQLLGNWVHSLAGKSVPGLTFLWPALTTAVLWPVITPWLHRTASSLRVR from the coding sequence ATGGATGCCCACAATCGCTGGTTTATCCTGTTCACCGTGGTGGTTGCGCTACTGCTGGCAGTGATGCCGCTACCCACAGATTGGCTGTGGTTCCGGCCCGCATTCTGCGCGCTGGTTGTTATCTTCTGGACTACACGCATGCCCCAGGAATTGGGGGTGGGCTTTGCCTGGATGGTGGGGTTCGCGGAAGATCTGGTGACCGGGGCCACCCTCGGGGCGCATGCCCTTTCTCTGGCGGTGCTCGCCTATTTCAGCCTGTTGACCTATCGCCGCACCCGCGCGTTTAACCCCGGGCAGCAGCTGATGTGGGTATTTGTATTGGTGGGGATCAATCAGTTGCTGGGCAACTGGGTGCACAGTCTGGCGGGCAAGTCGGTGCCGGGATTGACCTTCCTGTGGCCGGCGCTGACCACGGCGGTACTGTGGCCGGTGATCACCCCCTGGCTGCACCGCACCGCTTCTAGCCTGCGGGTCCGATAG
- the mreC gene encoding rod shape-determining protein MreC, which produces MLGLVATALILINLYTDWLNPVRERLSSLAAPFYWLTGTPSRVGDWAGEQWRTRDELLDENSRLKHQVMLLEQQAQLLAAVRAENTQLKELMNSAESVNQRVLVAQVIGVSPDPLEHVLIIDKGRSDGVVQGAAIMDASGLLGQVIEAGDFSSRVLLITDANHALPVQVLRNSVRAVAEGTGDLYRLKLRHLANTSDIREGDLLLSSGLGGRFPAGYPVGEVISVKRDPGRAFAEVDVEPRGRMNRSRFVLAVLNTPTDEGQD; this is translated from the coding sequence GTGCTGGGGCTGGTGGCGACGGCGCTGATCCTGATCAACCTCTACACCGACTGGCTAAACCCGGTGCGCGAGCGCCTTTCCAGTTTGGCTGCTCCCTTTTACTGGCTGACCGGAACTCCCTCCCGAGTAGGTGATTGGGCGGGCGAGCAGTGGCGCACCCGCGATGAGCTGCTGGATGAAAATAGCCGTCTCAAGCATCAGGTGATGTTGCTGGAGCAGCAGGCCCAGTTGCTCGCCGCGGTCCGCGCGGAAAACACCCAGCTAAAAGAATTGATGAACTCCGCCGAGAGTGTGAACCAGCGAGTACTGGTGGCGCAGGTGATCGGTGTGTCGCCGGATCCGCTCGAGCACGTGCTGATTATCGACAAGGGCCGCAGCGATGGCGTGGTACAGGGTGCCGCGATCATGGATGCCAGCGGCCTGCTTGGGCAGGTGATTGAGGCCGGGGATTTTTCCAGTCGGGTTCTGCTGATTACCGATGCCAACCATGCGCTGCCGGTACAGGTGCTGCGCAACAGTGTGCGTGCGGTGGCCGAGGGCACCGGGGATCTGTATCGGCTCAAGTTGCGCCATCTGGCCAATACCAGTGATATCCGCGAGGGTGATCTTCTGCTGAGTTCTGGACTCGGCGGGCGCTTTCCCGCGGGCTATCCAGTGGGTGAAGTGATTTCGGTCAAACGTGACCCCGGGCGTGCCTTTGCCGAGGTGGATGTGGAGCCTCGTGGGCGCATGAACCGCAGTCGTTTTGTGTTGGCGGTACTGAATACGCCCACTGACGAGGGGCAGGACTGA
- the gatC gene encoding Asp-tRNA(Asn)/Glu-tRNA(Gln) amidotransferase subunit GatC, with translation MAVDAQTIEKLAELARIAISEETIDDVSSRLGDVLQLVDQLQAVNTDGVEPMAHPLDEVQVLRKDAVTEPNRREAFLALAPQSEAGLYLVPKVID, from the coding sequence ATGGCCGTGGACGCGCAAACCATTGAAAAGCTGGCCGAACTGGCCCGCATCGCCATTTCCGAAGAAACCATAGACGATGTCAGCAGCCGCCTGGGCGACGTATTGCAGCTGGTGGACCAGTTGCAGGCGGTCAATACCGACGGTGTTGAACCCATGGCCCATCCGCTGGATGAGGTTCAGGTCCTGCGCAAAGACGCCGTGACCGAGCCCAACCGCCGCGAAGCGTTCCTCGCCCTGGCACCCCAATCGGAAGCGGGCCTCTATCTGGTCCCTAAAGTCATCGACTGA